The genomic DNA GGCGGCGAACCTGCTCCGGCTCGCCGGGCTCCCGGTCGCGCTCGCGCGTGCGGCCGTCGGCCGTGCGCGCCCGACGCACGCGGCGGGCGAGTGGCGCGACGTGTGGCGCGGGCTCGCGGCGCGCGTCCCCGCGCGGCGCCTCGGGCCGCGCGCAGGTGCCGCGACGTGACGCCCTACGTGCTGCTCGACCGCGATGGAACGCTCGTGCACGACGAGGGCTACACGCACCGCGTCGCGGACTACGCCCTGCTCGACGGCGTCGTCGAGGGGCTGCGTGCGCTCGCGGCCGGCGGGTTCCGCTTCGCCATCGTCACGAACCAGAGCGGGATCGGACGCGGCTACTACAGCGAGGACGAGTTCGCCCGCTTCCAGTCGCACCTCGTGGCCGATCTGGCCCGACAAGGGGTCGCGATCGACGCGACGTTCCACTGCCCGCACGCGCCGAGCGCCGCATGCGCGTGCCGCAAGCCGGCCGCCGGCCTGATGGACCGGATCCGCGCCGCGCTCGACATCGACGTCGCGCACAGCTGGATGGTCGGTGACAGCGAGCGCGACGTCGGGTTCGCGCGCAACGCGCGGCTCGCCGGCGCGGTGCTGCTGCGCGCGGACGCGAGCGCGGCGCCGCGGGTCGCACGCGACCTCCGCGAGGCCGCCCGACACATCCTGTCGGCGACGCGCGCGGCCGCCGTCGCGGGCCGCGACGCGCCGACGGCCGACTAACGACGCGGTCGGAGCGGGGCGGCGACGAGCGCCAGCGCGGGCACGGCGATGGGAACCACGACGTGGAGCCAGGTCTGCGCCGCCACCGCGCCGCCGCGCGGGCTCGCCGCGATCGCGAGCGCCGCGGCGACCGCGGCGAGCTGGAATGGAAAGGCGGCGATCGCGCCTCCGAGGCAGAGTCGCAGCGCGTGCGCGGGCTTCGCGCCGACGGCGAGAGCGCGCGCATAGCCGGCGCCCGCGAGCCACCAGGCGAGCGCGAGGCCCGCGTCCTCCGCGACGAGGCGGATCGACGTCGCACCGCGCGGGGCCACGAGCGCGTCGGCGAACGAGAGCCACGTCCGTTCGAGCACGGGGCTCGGCAGCGCGGCGACGAAGTGGGGCAGGGGCACGAGCCAGATCGCCAGCACGGCCGCGCGCGGGGTGGGGCGCCCGGTGCGGAAGGCGAGGCCGAGCACCCCGAGCGGCAGCGCGAGGCGGCCGAAGCGGGGCCAGTCGGCCGCCGCGAGGAGCGCCCCGGCCACGCCGGCCACCCCCGCGAGCGCGAGCCCGAGCGCCGGTGCGCGCGGCGGCTCACGGCGCGCGCGCGCCGCGGCCACGACGAGCGCGACCGCGAAGAACAGACACGGCGTCGCGAAGGCGTTCGCGGCCGCGTGGCGGACGAGATCGACGAGAACGGGCGAGAGGGCCGCGGCGAGGGCGAGCCCGGCGACCGCGGAGGACGGCGGCGACGGCGCCCGTTCGTCAGCCGATGTGGGCAACGGAGCCGAGCTCGGGCAGCCCGGTGATCTTCTCCGCCTGGTCGCTGTGCACGAGGACGGGATCGAGGAACTCGCGGAAGAGCCCCGCCCCCAGCGCGAGCCCGAAGATCGCCGCGATTCCCGTCAGGATGCGCCGCGTGCGAGAGCTCTCCGGAGTGCGCGGCGGGAAGGCGCGGTCGAGGATCGAGACCTGCGCGCCCTGCTGGGCGTTCTCGAGCGTCTGCGCGAGCTCGGCGGCGTTCACCTTGCGCAGGAAGTCGAGGTACTTCTCGCGCGACACGCTGGCCTTCTCCGTCAG from Myxococcota bacterium includes the following:
- a CDS encoding HAD family hydrolase, translated to MTPYVLLDRDGTLVHDEGYTHRVADYALLDGVVEGLRALAAGGFRFAIVTNQSGIGRGYYSEDEFARFQSHLVADLARQGVAIDATFHCPHAPSAACACRKPAAGLMDRIRAALDIDVAHSWMVGDSERDVGFARNARLAGAVLLRADASAAPRVARDLREAARHILSATRAAAVAGRDAPTAD